Proteins from one Euwallacea similis isolate ESF13 chromosome 13, ESF131.1, whole genome shotgun sequence genomic window:
- the Ctns gene encoding cystinosin homolog, translating to MHLNTITPASLIVLILAKYCVCDSTLKVDKHDVTLRLHEGETVSLITESNFTASVDTLNFIVQHSDIARINLTTIGLKILEPNVSIPLQITATGAGKTDIFSNTTNQQINVDDIYFRVTVFKVASLNTISTIIGWVYFVAWSISFYPQAYINWKRKSVIGLNFDFLSLNFMGFILYSVFNLGLYLIPEIKEEYSVRYPRGLNPVQVNDIFFAVHAVILTSFTIYQCLIYERADQRVSITARVILVIFGVFVIISIYLAAFAVIHWLDFLYFCSYVKLTITLIKYVPQAYMNYRRKSTSGWSIGNILLDFTGGMLSMLQMILNAYNYDDWVSIFGDPTKFGLGLFSVLFDIFFMLQHYVFYKHSRYEDH from the exons ATGCACCTGAACACTATAACTCCAGCTTCATTAATAGTATTAATATTAG CGAAATATTGCGTCTGTGATAGTACTTTAAAAGTAGATAAACATGATGTAACGTTGAGGTTACACGAAGGCGAAACTGTCTCCCTAATAACTGA ATCCAATTTTACTGCAAGCGTTGACACCTTAAATTTCATAGTGCAACATTCGGATATAGCAAGGATAAATCTAACTACAAtaggtttaaaaattttggaaccTAATGTATCAATACCTCTGCAAATTACGGCAACTGGAGCTGGGAAAACCGATATCTTTTCCAATACCACCAATCAACAGATTAA tgTGGACGATATATACTTTAGAGTCACCGTCTTCAAAGTCGCATCCCTGAACACCATATCGACGATAATAGGATGGGTCTATTTCGTTGCATGGTCGATTTCCTTCTATCCTCAAGCGTACATAAATTGGAAAAGAAAGAG tgtcattggtttaaattttgacttccTATCGTTGAACTTCATGGGTTTCATTCTGTATTCCGTGTTCAACTTGGGCTTGTACTTGATCCCAGAAATTAAG GAGGAGTACTCGGTTCGTTACCCCAGAGGACTGAATCCTGTGCAAGTAAACGACATATTCTTCGCCGTTCATGCAGTAATACTGACAAGTTTCACTATATATCAATGTCTGATCTACGAGAGGGCCGATCAAAGGGTGTCAATTACTGCAAGGGTGATTCTTG tAATCTTCGGGGTTTTCGTGATCATATCAATTTATCTGGCAGCATTTGCTGTGATTCATTGGCTAGACTTTCTGTACTTCTGTTCATATGTCAAATTGACgattactttaattaaatatgtgcCACAG GCTTACATGAACTACAGGAGAAAAAGCACTTCAGGCTGGAGTATAGGCAATATTCTTTTAGATTTTACAGGTGGCATGTTGAGTATGCTTCAGATGATACTAAATGCCTACAATTACG atgACTGGGTGTCAATTTTCGGAGACCCAACAAAATTTGGTCTGGGTCTTTTTTCAGTGCTGTTCGATATATTCTTCATGCTCCAACATTACGTGTTTTATAAACATAGCCGCTATGAGGACCATTAG
- the LOC136412867 gene encoding splicing factor U2af 38 kDa subunit-like: protein MAEYLASIFGTEKDKVNCSFYFKIGACRHGDRCSRIHNKPTFSQTCLLQNLYVNPQNSAKSADGSHLVANVSDEEMQEHYDNFFEDVFVECEDKYGEIEEMNVCDNLGDHLVGNVYIKFRREEDAERAVNDLNNRWFGGRPVYAELSPVTDFREACCRQYEMGECTRSGFCNFMHLKPISRELRRYLYSRRKGGRGSGGGGGGGGGGGGGGGGGGGGGGGGPPRGRSRSRSPKRGGRSPSRRGRSSSRSPGRRSGRSGRY from the exons ATGGCTGAGTATCTGGCTTCAATTTTTGGGACTGAAAAAGACAA GGTAAACTGCtctttttacttcaaaattggTGCCTGCAGACATGGCGATCGTTGTTCCAGAATCCACAACAAACCGACGTTTTCTCAAACAtgtttattacaaaatttgtacGTAAACCCTCAAAATTCCGCTAAATCTGCGGATGGAAGTCACT tggTTGCTAATGTTTCCGATGAAGAAATGCAAGAACATTATGACAATTTCTTTGAAGATGTTTTTGTTGAGTGTGAGGATAAATATGGAGAAATCGAGGAAATGAATGTATGTGATAATCTTGGAGACCACTTAGTAGGAAACGTCTATATAAAG TTTAGGAGAGAAGAAGATGCAGAAAGAGCAGTAAACGACCTCAATAATCGTTGGTTTGGGGGTCGTCCAGTTTATGCCGAATTAAGTCCTGTGACTGATTTCAGAGAAGCGTGCTGTCGTCAATATGAGATGGGCGAGTGCACCCGATCAGGATTTTGCAATTTCATGCACTTGAAGCCAATTTCGCGAGAGCTGAGGCG CTATTTGTACTCGCGTAGAAAAGGAGGACGTGGTAGTGGAGGCGGTGGAGGTGGCGGAGGAGGAGGTGGTGGTGGAGGTGGTGGAGGAGGAGGTGGCGGTGGCGGAGGTCCTCCAAGGGGACGATCCCGATCTCGCTCTCCGAAACGTGGTGGAAGATCACCTTCTAGGCGAGGACGTTCAAGCAGCAGGTCACCAGGGCGCAGGTCTGGCAGAAGTGGAAGATACTAA
- the LOC136412868 gene encoding uncharacterized protein, with amino-acid sequence MTETTKQSLSSFQSIEELSEYLHRSISTLTLHSNSDNKEENLQKSVHDFYHHKAIDKNFPVPEGLPVHVAKSLETVYNLRRKDIINSVIKEKLVGSGHTLVENYDWKLKWVVGSSSLTSIREPICQIELICLTLGADLKPCGNSISFECDLEGVEKLIGALNSVKEKLSKS; translated from the exons ATGACCGAAACAACAAAGCAAAGCCTTTCCAGCTTCCAATCTATTGAAGAATTATCTGAG TACCTCCACCGTAGCATATCCACCCTCACGTTACACTCTAACTCAGATAACAAagaggaaaatcttcaaaaatctGTCCATGATTTTTACCACCACAAAGCTATTGATAAGAATTTTCCAGTTCCTGAGGGTCTCCCTGTTCATGTAGCAAAAAGCCTCGAGACTGTCTACAATCTGCGTCGCAAAGACATCATAAACTCGGTCATAAAGGAAAAACTTGTAGGCAGTGGGCACACTTTAGTGGAAAACTATGATTGGAAGCTAAAATGGGTGGTGGGGTCTTCAAGTCTAACGAGTATTAGAGAACCAATTTGTCAAATTGAACTAATTTGTTTGACTTTGGGTGCTGACTTGAAGCCTTGTGGGAATTCAATCAGTTTTGAGTGTGATTTAGAGGGGGTTGAGAAGTTGATTGGTGCGTTGAATAGCGTGAAGGAGAAATTAAGTAAGAGCTAG